Proteins encoded in a region of the Burkholderia ubonensis subsp. mesacidophila genome:
- a CDS encoding peptidylprolyl isomerase yields the protein MVELHTNHGVIKLELDAAKAPKTVENFLNYVKKGHYDGTVFHRVINGFMIQGGGFEPGLKQKPTDAPIDNEANNGLKNDTYTIAMARTNDPHSATAQFFINVNDNDFLNHSSPTPQGWGYTVFGKVVEGQDVVDKIKAVKTGNAGFHQDVPTDDVVIEKAVVV from the coding sequence ATGGTTGAACTGCACACGAACCACGGCGTGATCAAGCTCGAACTCGACGCCGCAAAAGCACCGAAGACGGTCGAGAACTTCCTGAACTACGTGAAGAAGGGCCACTACGACGGCACGGTGTTCCACCGCGTGATCAACGGCTTCATGATCCAGGGCGGCGGCTTCGAGCCGGGCCTGAAGCAGAAGCCGACGGACGCGCCGATCGACAACGAGGCGAACAACGGCCTGAAGAACGACACGTACACGATCGCGATGGCGCGCACCAACGATCCGCACTCGGCGACCGCCCAGTTCTTCATCAACGTCAACGACAACGATTTCCTGAACCACTCGTCGCCGACGCCGCAAGGCTGGGGCTACACGGTGTTCGGCAAGGTCGTCGAAGGCCAGGACGTGGTCGACAAGATCAAGGCCGTCAAGACGGGCAACGCAGGCTTCCATCAGGACGTCCCGACCGACGACGTCGTGATCGAGAAGGCCGTCGTCGTCTGA
- the cysS gene encoding cysteine--tRNA ligase → MESLRIYNTLARDKQVFVPRQPGEVRMYVCGITVYDYCHVGHARMLVVFDLVQRWLRAIGYRVTYVRNITDIDDKIIRRAVENGETIRSLTDRFIAAMHEDEDALGIQRPDIEPRATHFIPQMLGMIETLESNGYAYQANDGDVNYSVRKFANYGKLSGKSLDDLRAGERVAANDAKEDPLDFVLWKRAKPEDPEGASWDSKYGAGRPGWHIECSAMGCTLLGEHFDIHGGGQDLQFPHHENEIAQSEGATGQTFVNYWIHNGFVQVDNEKMSKSLGNFFTIRDVLEQYDAEVVRFFIVRTHYRSPLNYSDVHLDDARAALTRLYTALKDVAPDAAALDWNEPHAQRFAAAMNDDFNTALAVSVLFELAGEVNRTRDAALARQLKQLAALMGLLGREPRAFLQQAAGAAQEGALAVDEIEARIAARGAAKRAKDYAEADRIRAELLEAGVALEDKPGGSTEWRRV, encoded by the coding sequence ATGGAATCACTGCGCATCTACAACACGCTCGCGCGTGACAAGCAAGTCTTCGTGCCGCGCCAGCCCGGCGAGGTGCGGATGTACGTATGCGGGATCACCGTCTACGACTATTGTCACGTGGGCCATGCGCGCATGCTGGTCGTGTTCGACCTCGTGCAGCGCTGGCTGCGTGCGATCGGCTACCGGGTCACGTACGTGCGCAACATCACCGACATCGACGACAAGATCATCCGCCGCGCGGTCGAGAACGGCGAGACGATCAGGTCGCTGACCGACCGCTTCATCGCCGCGATGCACGAGGACGAGGATGCGCTCGGCATCCAGCGCCCGGACATCGAGCCGCGCGCGACGCACTTCATTCCGCAGATGCTCGGGATGATCGAGACGCTCGAGTCGAACGGCTACGCGTATCAGGCGAATGACGGCGACGTCAACTATTCGGTGCGCAAGTTCGCGAACTACGGGAAGCTGTCGGGCAAGTCGCTCGACGACCTGCGCGCGGGCGAGCGCGTCGCCGCGAACGACGCGAAGGAAGACCCGCTCGATTTCGTGCTGTGGAAGCGCGCGAAGCCGGAGGATCCGGAAGGCGCGTCGTGGGATTCGAAGTACGGCGCGGGCCGGCCCGGCTGGCACATCGAGTGCTCAGCGATGGGCTGCACGCTGCTCGGCGAGCATTTCGACATCCACGGCGGCGGGCAGGACCTGCAGTTCCCGCACCACGAGAACGAGATCGCGCAGAGCGAGGGCGCGACCGGCCAGACGTTCGTCAACTACTGGATTCACAACGGTTTCGTGCAGGTCGACAACGAGAAGATGTCGAAGTCGCTCGGCAACTTCTTCACGATCCGCGACGTGCTCGAGCAGTACGATGCCGAAGTCGTGCGCTTCTTCATCGTGCGCACGCATTACCGTTCGCCGCTCAACTACAGCGACGTGCATCTCGACGATGCGCGCGCGGCGCTGACGCGGCTCTACACCGCGTTGAAGGACGTCGCGCCGGATGCGGCCGCGCTCGACTGGAACGAGCCGCACGCGCAGCGCTTCGCGGCCGCGATGAACGACGATTTCAACACGGCGCTCGCGGTGTCCGTGCTGTTCGAGCTGGCGGGCGAAGTGAACCGCACGCGCGACGCGGCGCTGGCGCGTCAGCTGAAGCAGCTGGCGGCACTGATGGGATTGCTCGGCCGCGAGCCGCGCGCGTTCCTGCAGCAGGCGGCGGGCGCCGCGCAGGAAGGCGCGCTGGCGGTCGACGAGATCGAAGCGAGGATCGCCGCGCGCGGCGCGGCGAAACGTGCGAAGGACTATGCCGAAGCGGACCGGATCCGGGCGGAACTGCTCGAAGCCGGCGTCGCGCTTGAAGACAAACCGGGCGGATCGACCGAATGGCGTCGCGTATGA
- a CDS encoding tetratricopeptide repeat protein — protein sequence MKSPRGRAQSAATLVATAVMGVALTFLPAAAAHAQKGPPTADGTPEIDSSIAGKQWKQALAQLDARIAANPHDVQAQFKRGTVLARLNRDDDAIQQFVAITQAYPELPEPYNNLAALYAKHGRYDEARSALVTATQTNPSYTLAYENLGDLYLRLAAESYKRAQALGRTSGPTAQRLADLQKIITPPKAAPGARAAAPSTRAYSDRAAANVTTTTLPLSPTFQFGGPSGALAAPYIAPAQ from the coding sequence ATGAAATCTCCCCGCGGCCGCGCGCAGAGCGCTGCGACCCTCGTTGCGACCGCCGTCATGGGCGTCGCGCTGACGTTTCTGCCTGCCGCCGCGGCCCACGCGCAGAAGGGCCCGCCCACCGCCGACGGCACCCCCGAGATCGACTCGTCGATCGCCGGCAAGCAATGGAAACAGGCGCTCGCGCAGCTCGACGCGCGCATCGCCGCGAACCCGCACGACGTGCAGGCCCAGTTCAAGCGCGGCACCGTGCTCGCGCGCCTGAACCGCGACGACGACGCGATCCAGCAGTTCGTCGCGATCACCCAGGCCTACCCCGAACTGCCCGAGCCGTACAACAACCTCGCGGCGCTCTATGCGAAGCACGGCCGCTACGACGAAGCGCGCTCGGCGCTCGTCACTGCGACCCAGACCAACCCGAGCTACACGCTCGCGTACGAGAATCTCGGCGACCTGTACCTGCGTCTTGCGGCCGAATCGTACAAGCGCGCGCAAGCGCTCGGCCGCACGAGCGGCCCGACCGCGCAGCGCCTCGCCGACCTGCAGAAGATCATCACGCCGCCTAAAGCCGCCCCGGGCGCCCGCGCCGCCGCACCGTCGACGCGCGCGTACTCGGACCGCGCGGCCGCGAACGTGACCACCACCACGCTGCCGCTGTCGCCGACGTTCCAGTTCGGCGGCCCGTCCGGCGCCCTGGCGGCACCCTACATCGCGCCGGCTCAGTAA
- a CDS encoding acetyl-CoA carboxylase carboxyltransferase subunit alpha, giving the protein MKTTFLDFEQPIAELEAKIEELRFVQDDSAVDISEEIERLSKKSQQLTKDLYANLSPWQVSQIARHPQRPYTLDYVAELFTDFHELHGDRAFADDLSIVGGLARFGGHPCMVIGHQKGRDTKERAARNFGMPRPEGYRKAERLMRLAEKFGLPIFTFVDTPGAYPGIGAEERGQSEAIGRNLYVMAELKTPVITTVIGEGGSGGALAIAVADTVMMLQFSTYSVISPEGCASILWKSAAKAPEAAEALGLTAHRLKALGLIDKIINEPLGGAHRDPKGMAALLRRALADSLRQFQGMSIDALRERRFERLMAYGKFKETTPGA; this is encoded by the coding sequence ATGAAAACCACGTTTCTGGATTTCGAACAGCCGATCGCCGAACTCGAGGCCAAGATCGAAGAGCTGCGCTTCGTGCAGGACGATTCGGCTGTCGATATTTCGGAAGAAATCGAGCGGCTGTCGAAGAAGAGCCAGCAACTGACCAAGGACCTGTACGCGAACCTGTCGCCGTGGCAGGTGTCGCAGATCGCGCGGCATCCGCAGCGTCCGTACACGCTCGACTACGTCGCGGAGCTGTTTACCGATTTCCACGAGCTGCACGGCGACCGCGCATTCGCGGACGACTTGTCGATCGTCGGCGGCCTCGCGCGTTTCGGCGGCCATCCGTGCATGGTGATCGGCCACCAGAAGGGGCGCGACACGAAGGAGCGCGCGGCGCGCAACTTCGGGATGCCGCGTCCGGAAGGCTATCGCAAGGCCGAGCGCCTGATGCGGCTCGCCGAGAAATTCGGCCTGCCGATCTTCACGTTCGTCGATACGCCGGGCGCGTATCCGGGCATCGGCGCGGAAGAGCGCGGCCAGTCGGAAGCGATCGGCCGCAACCTGTACGTGATGGCCGAACTTAAGACGCCGGTCATCACGACCGTGATCGGCGAGGGCGGTTCGGGCGGCGCGCTCGCGATCGCCGTGGCCGACACCGTGATGATGCTGCAGTTCTCGACCTATTCGGTGATCTCGCCGGAAGGCTGCGCGTCGATCCTGTGGAAGAGCGCCGCGAAGGCGCCCGAGGCGGCCGAGGCGCTTGGCCTGACCGCGCACCGCCTGAAGGCACTCGGCCTGATCGACAAGATCATCAACGAGCCGCTCGGCGGCGCGCATCGCGATCCGAAGGGCATGGCCGCACTGCTGCGCCGTGCGCTCGCGGATTCGCTGCGCCAGTTCCAGGGCATGAGCATCGATGCGCTGCGCGAGCGTCGCTTCGAACGCCTGATGGCCTACGGCAAGTTCAAGGAAACCACGCCGGGCGCATGA
- a CDS encoding DNA-3-methyladenine glycosylase family protein, producing the protein MATARKAPVKRATIVAARPAAKRAPAAKADAKRVAPNGAALNGHAQPAAAKPARASDAVAPAEIDGVDVVVRPAYWDKACADLVKRDRIMKKLIPKFGPAHLVKRGDPFVTLARSVVGQQISVASAQSVWARIEAASPKLAPQQVIKLGPDKLIACGLSKRKTEYILDVAQHFVSGALHVDKWTSMDDEDVIAELTQIRGISRWTAEMFLIFNLSRPDVLPLDDPGLIRAISVNYFSGEPVTRSEAREVAANWEPWRTVATWYMWRSLDSLDTGA; encoded by the coding sequence ATGGCAACGGCCAGAAAAGCGCCGGTCAAGCGCGCGACGATTGTCGCTGCGCGTCCGGCAGCCAAGCGTGCGCCGGCGGCGAAGGCGGACGCGAAACGCGTCGCGCCGAACGGCGCCGCGCTCAACGGTCACGCGCAGCCGGCGGCGGCGAAGCCGGCGCGCGCGTCCGACGCTGTCGCGCCGGCGGAGATCGACGGCGTCGACGTCGTCGTGCGTCCCGCATACTGGGACAAGGCATGCGCGGATCTCGTCAAGCGCGACCGCATCATGAAGAAGCTGATCCCGAAGTTCGGCCCCGCGCATCTCGTCAAGCGCGGCGACCCGTTCGTCACGCTCGCGCGCTCGGTGGTCGGCCAGCAGATCTCGGTGGCGTCCGCGCAGTCGGTGTGGGCGCGCATCGAGGCGGCCAGTCCGAAGCTCGCGCCGCAGCAGGTGATCAAGCTCGGTCCGGACAAGTTGATCGCGTGCGGGTTGTCGAAGCGCAAGACGGAGTACATTCTCGACGTCGCGCAGCACTTCGTGTCGGGCGCGCTGCACGTCGACAAGTGGACGTCGATGGACGACGAGGACGTGATCGCGGAACTCACGCAGATTCGCGGCATCAGCCGCTGGACGGCGGAGATGTTCCTGATCTTCAACCTGTCGCGTCCGGACGTGCTGCCGCTCGACGATCCCGGCCTGATCCGCGCGATCAGCGTCAATTATTTCAGCGGGGAGCCGGTCACGCGCAGCGAGGCGCGGGAAGTGGCGGCCAACTGGGAACCGTGGCGCACCGTCGCGACCTGGTACATGTGGCGCAGCCTGGACTCGCTGGACACCGGGGCCTGA
- a CDS encoding peptidylprolyl isomerase, with product MKRLLLALGGAALLATAPAFAQTATAHPVVQLKTSQGDIRVELYPEKAPKTVANFLDYVKAGQYNGTIFHRVIKGFMIQGGGYKANFDEKPTRAPIPLESRNGLKNSLGTIAMARTSDPNSATAQFFINTVDNSGLDYPNPDGNGYAVFGKVVSGLDVVKKIEGVPTTVRGPMRDVPEQAVVIESASVVSK from the coding sequence ATGAAACGTCTGTTGCTGGCGCTTGGCGGCGCCGCCCTCCTCGCGACCGCACCCGCGTTCGCGCAAACGGCCACGGCGCACCCCGTCGTGCAGTTGAAGACCTCGCAGGGCGACATTCGCGTCGAGCTGTATCCGGAGAAGGCGCCGAAGACGGTCGCCAACTTCCTCGATTACGTGAAGGCCGGCCAGTACAACGGCACGATCTTCCATCGCGTGATCAAGGGCTTCATGATCCAGGGCGGCGGCTACAAGGCCAACTTCGACGAGAAGCCGACGCGCGCGCCGATCCCGCTCGAGAGCCGCAATGGTCTGAAGAACTCGCTGGGCACGATCGCGATGGCGCGCACGAGCGACCCGAATTCGGCGACCGCCCAGTTCTTCATCAATACGGTGGACAACTCGGGCCTCGACTACCCGAACCCGGACGGCAACGGCTATGCGGTGTTCGGCAAGGTCGTGTCGGGCCTCGACGTCGTGAAGAAGATCGAAGGCGTGCCGACGACGGTGCGCGGCCCGATGCGTGACGTGCCGGAGCAGGCCGTCGTGATCGAATCGGCGAGCGTCGTCTCGAAGTAA
- a CDS encoding UDP-2,3-diacylglucosamine diphosphatase, with product MLQETPPRSVSAGVPGEREYAQAARPFLFLSDLHLSDAIPKTVAAFEHFVRYTADSADSVFILGDLFEYWIGDDMLDDDPFVKRMAALLHTFSERGIALYVMHGNRDFLLGKRFMKAAGAMLLPDPALVMAFGQRIVLAHGDAQCTADVGYQVFRRFARNRLAQWLFLVWPFRWRRALAERMRAKSEAGRMRPASPIYDVTREGVAALFRKSRASVMIHGHTHRPARHLEPNGVRWVLPDWDLDHGMPRGGYLRADAEGIHAVPLD from the coding sequence ATGTTGCAGGAGACTCCGCCGCGAAGCGTCTCCGCGGGCGTGCCGGGCGAGCGCGAATATGCGCAGGCCGCACGCCCGTTCCTGTTCCTGTCCGATCTGCATCTGAGCGACGCGATCCCGAAGACGGTCGCCGCGTTCGAGCATTTCGTGAGATACACCGCGGACAGCGCCGATTCGGTCTTCATCCTCGGCGACCTGTTCGAATACTGGATCGGCGACGACATGCTCGACGACGATCCGTTCGTCAAGCGCATGGCCGCGCTGCTGCATACGTTCTCCGAGCGCGGCATCGCGCTCTACGTGATGCACGGCAACCGCGACTTCCTGCTCGGCAAGCGCTTCATGAAGGCGGCCGGCGCGATGCTGCTGCCCGATCCGGCGCTGGTCATGGCGTTCGGCCAGCGCATCGTGCTCGCGCACGGCGACGCGCAGTGCACGGCCGACGTCGGCTACCAGGTGTTCCGGCGCTTCGCGCGCAACCGCCTCGCACAGTGGCTGTTTCTCGTGTGGCCGTTTCGCTGGCGCCGCGCGCTCGCGGAACGCATGCGCGCGAAGAGCGAAGCCGGCCGGATGCGCCCCGCGTCGCCGATCTACGACGTCACGCGCGAAGGCGTCGCCGCACTGTTCAGGAAGAGCCGCGCGAGCGTGATGATCCACGGCCATACGCATCGCCCCGCGCGCCATCTCGAACCCAACGGCGTGCGCTGGGTGCTGCCGGACTGGGATCTCGATCACGGGATGCCGCGCGGCGGCTATCTGCGCGCCGACGCCGAAGGCATCCACGCGGTGCCGCTCGACTGA
- the cysE gene encoding serine O-acetyltransferase has translation MFTRLREDVATIRERDPAARSAWEVLTCYPGLHALTLHRFAHACWRARRYWVARFASQVGRFLTGIEIHPGATIGRRVFIDHGMGVVIGETAIVGDDCTIYQGVTLGGTSLTRGAKRHPTLEAGVIVGAGAKVLGGFTIGAGAKIGSNAVVVKPVPAGGTAVGNPARVVMPAQPKPQPERAAFCAYGITPNADDPMSLAIHGLIDHAAKESRRVDEIVAALERLGAHLETLQGADAARLDLRRLSAVLEGKAVERQS, from the coding sequence ATGTTCACGAGACTGCGCGAAGACGTTGCGACGATTCGCGAGCGGGACCCCGCCGCTCGCAGTGCCTGGGAAGTGCTGACCTGTTATCCGGGGCTGCATGCGCTGACGCTGCACCGCTTCGCGCACGCGTGCTGGCGCGCGCGGCGCTACTGGGTCGCGCGTTTCGCGTCGCAGGTCGGCCGGTTCCTGACCGGCATCGAGATCCACCCCGGCGCGACGATCGGCCGGCGCGTGTTCATCGATCACGGGATGGGCGTCGTGATCGGCGAGACGGCGATCGTCGGCGACGACTGCACGATCTACCAGGGCGTGACGTTGGGCGGCACGTCGCTCACGCGCGGCGCGAAGCGTCACCCGACGCTGGAGGCTGGCGTGATCGTTGGCGCGGGCGCGAAAGTGCTCGGCGGTTTCACGATCGGCGCGGGCGCGAAGATCGGCTCGAATGCGGTGGTCGTGAAGCCGGTGCCCGCGGGCGGCACGGCGGTCGGCAACCCGGCGCGCGTCGTGATGCCGGCGCAGCCGAAGCCGCAACCCGAGCGCGCGGCGTTCTGCGCGTACGGCATCACGCCGAATGCGGACGATCCGATGTCGCTCGCGATTCACGGGCTGATCGATCACGCGGCGAAGGAAAGCCGGCGCGTGGACGAGATCGTCGCTGCGCTCGAGCGGCTCGGCGCGCATCTGGAAACGCTGCAGGGCGCCGATGCGGCGCGCCTCGACCTGCGCCGCCTGTCGGCGGTGCTGGAAGGCAAGGCGGTCGAGCGCCAGTCCTGA
- a CDS encoding RNA methyltransferase — protein sequence METLQNIVAPSASGAAQPSGPLSGGFTSTRFVLVEPSHPGNVGAAARALKTMGFSRLVLVAPRVPHVQSDPEAIAMASGADDVLASAHVVPTLGDALSGVHWSIALTARSREYGPPRLAPRAAAEQACAQVGTGDIALVFGNERTGLANEHVEQCSVLAHIPANPAYSSLNLAQAVQVLAYELRIAFLEHANAPLPLPQPEAGTLAQSDEIERMYVHLENALIALDFLDPRNPKKLMPRLRRLFARTGLEREEVNILRGIAKHILLKSRTPDGDA from the coding sequence CTGGAAACCTTGCAGAACATCGTCGCGCCGTCCGCATCCGGCGCGGCGCAGCCGTCGGGGCCGCTGAGCGGCGGCTTTACGTCGACCCGCTTCGTGCTCGTCGAGCCGAGCCATCCCGGCAACGTCGGCGCCGCCGCGCGCGCGCTGAAGACGATGGGCTTCTCGCGGCTCGTGCTCGTCGCGCCGCGCGTGCCGCACGTGCAGAGCGACCCCGAGGCGATCGCGATGGCGAGCGGCGCGGACGACGTGCTCGCGTCCGCGCACGTCGTGCCGACGCTCGGCGACGCGCTGTCCGGCGTCCACTGGTCGATCGCGCTGACCGCGCGCTCGCGCGAGTACGGCCCGCCGCGGCTCGCGCCGCGCGCGGCCGCCGAGCAGGCCTGCGCGCAGGTCGGCACGGGCGACATCGCGCTCGTGTTCGGCAACGAGCGCACCGGCCTCGCGAACGAGCACGTCGAGCAGTGCAGCGTGCTCGCGCATATCCCGGCGAACCCGGCCTACAGCTCGCTCAACCTTGCGCAGGCGGTGCAGGTGCTGGCCTACGAGCTGCGGATCGCGTTCCTCGAGCACGCGAACGCGCCGCTGCCGCTGCCGCAGCCGGAAGCCGGCACGCTCGCGCAGAGCGACGAGATCGAGCGGATGTACGTGCACCTTGAGAACGCGCTGATCGCGCTCGATTTTCTCGATCCGCGCAATCCGAAGAAACTGATGCCGCGGCTGCGGCGCCTGTTTGCGCGCACCGGGCTGGAGCGGGAGGAGGTGAACATCCTGCGCGGCATCGCGAAGCACATCCTGCTGAAATCGCGCACGCCGGACGGCGACGCCTGA
- a CDS encoding inositol monophosphatase family protein — protein sequence MHPMLNIAVKAARRAGQIINRASLDLDLIEIRKKQQNDFVTEVDKAAEDAIIETLKTAYPDHAILAEESGESDNESEFQWIIDPLDGTTNFIHGFPYYCVSIALAHKGVVTQAVVYDPNKNDLFTATRGRGAYLNDRRIRVGRRDRLADSLIGTGFPFREKDGLDAYARLFTEMTQACTGLRRPGAAALDLANVAAGRLDGFFEQGINVWDMAAGSLLITEAGGLVGNYMGEADFLHRHEIVAANPKVYAQMIPILNRYSRLQPAAE from the coding sequence ATGCATCCCATGCTCAACATTGCTGTCAAGGCTGCGCGCCGCGCCGGACAGATCATCAACCGCGCATCCCTCGATCTCGACCTGATCGAGATTCGCAAGAAGCAGCAGAACGACTTCGTCACCGAAGTGGACAAGGCCGCCGAAGACGCGATCATCGAGACGCTGAAGACCGCCTACCCCGATCACGCGATCCTCGCGGAAGAATCGGGCGAATCCGACAACGAATCCGAATTCCAGTGGATCATCGATCCGCTCGACGGCACGACCAACTTCATCCACGGCTTCCCGTACTACTGCGTATCGATCGCGCTCGCGCACAAGGGCGTCGTCACGCAGGCCGTCGTCTACGACCCCAATAAAAACGACCTGTTCACCGCCACGCGCGGCCGCGGCGCGTACCTGAACGACCGCCGCATCCGCGTCGGCCGCCGCGACCGCCTGGCGGATTCGCTGATCGGCACCGGCTTCCCGTTCCGCGAGAAGGACGGCCTCGACGCGTACGCGCGCCTGTTCACCGAGATGACGCAGGCCTGCACGGGCCTGCGCCGCCCGGGCGCCGCCGCGCTCGACCTCGCGAACGTCGCCGCCGGCCGCCTCGACGGCTTCTTCGAGCAGGGCATCAACGTGTGGGACATGGCGGCCGGCAGCCTGCTGATCACCGAGGCCGGCGGTCTCGTCGGCAACTACATGGGCGAAGCCGACTTCCTGCATCGTCATGAGATCGTCGCGGCGAACCCGAAGGTCTACGCGCAGATGATCCCGATCCTGAACCGCTACAGCCGCCTGCAACCGGCCGCGGAATAA